GGGCCATCACATCGGGGTGCGACTGCTTCCAGGCTTCGTCTAGCCGGCGCCAAAACTCGAGGGGCTTCGAGATCCCGTAGATGGCCCGGGCTTGGCGCATCATGGTCTCGGGACCCATGCCACCCGGCTTGCCAAAATCCTCGATTTTGGCGCATTGGCGCATGTCCTTTGCGTCCTTGTCCCCTGCCTTGACCAGGGCTGCGAAAGCATCATAGGACAGCCCGAGGGCTGTGCTCGCAGTTAGCACGTGGTCATCTACGCCGGCCTGTACGCGCTGTGCCAGGCCCCACTCACCGTACCGGGAGACCAGGTGCTCGGCAAGAGTGACGACTTCGCCCTGCTTCCAGTCGATCGACACGATGCACATGCCAGGGCGAGCCCGGAAGCATTCACGAACGCCGGCCTTGCGCCGCAGATTGAGCAGATTGGGCTTGCTCGAGATGACCCGCAGTGTGTCCGCCAGGGCCCATGACGTGTGGAGGATCGGCTGCGACAGGAAGCCCATGTCCTTGTTGATCACTGCGCTCCACTCGCCGTATTCAGCGAACGTACGGAGCAGCGGGTCACCAGACTCTCGGAGCACCCATGCGGCCGTAGCCACGCCACCCTTGGCCGTGACTGGACAGACCGATTCTTGATCGGCGGCAGGTGACGGATCGCCAAAAGGATCCGTCCAAGCATCCCCGGCGCTAGACACGTAGCGTCCGTCAGGCTCCCACCAACCACGCAGGCTCACGTGCTTTTCGCGGTCGGGCCACTTCTTGTAAAACTCCACATGCAAGTCTGGCGTACACCGATAGGCGCACAGCACAGCCGCTTTGATCCTCGCCATGCATTTCGAGCCGTCATCACGGACGAAGCCGTACTGCTGCACCTGCCCTCGCAGATCAGCAATGTGCTCATTGGCGAGCCGGGCCAAATCCGTCACGCGATCTGGATCGGTTTCGATCCCCCAGCAGTGCTGCAGGTGCAGGCAGAACATTTTCCGTGTGCAGAAAGCAACATCAGGCAGCTTGACGTCCGGATGCCGCTCGCGCATGCGCTGCCACAGCCGCAGCGTGGCAGTGGCGTCAGACAGGGCGTAGACCACGTGCTCGGGGGTGTAGGACGTGACCGGGCTGCCGAGATATTGCCCGTAGGTGAGCCGCACTGCATCGTCTTTGGCTAGCTCGCCCAGCCCATAATACCGGTGCAGATCAGCTAGCGATCGAATGTGTGCGCGCTTGGCACCCTGGATTTCGGCTAGGCGCCGCAAGACGTCCGTGTCTAGCACCCTGCCTTCGGCGTAGGCGCGCCGCAGGGTTTGCGGCTGCACATGGCCCCAGGCGAGCAGGCAGGCCATGTCATAGGCCACGTGGTGGCCCACGACGGTGTGCT
This bacterium DNA region includes the following protein-coding sequences:
- a CDS encoding DNA polymerase; this encodes MQPQTLRRAYAEGRVLDTDVLRRLAEIQGAKRAHIRSLADLHRYYGLGELAKDDAVRLTYGQYLGSPVTSYTPEHVVYALSDATATLRLWQRMRERHPDVKLPDVAFCTRKMFCLHLQHCWGIETDPDRVTDLARLANEHIADLRGQVQQYGFVRDDGSKCMARIKAAVLCAYRCTPDLHVEFYKKWPDREKHVSLRGWWEPDGRYVSSAGDAWTDPFGDPSPAADQESVCPVTAKGGVATAAWVLRESGDPLLRTFAEYGEWSAVINKDMGFLSQPILHTSWALADTLRVISSKPNLLNLRRKAGVRECFRARPGMCIVSIDWKQGEVVTLAEHLVSRYGEWGLAQRVQAGVDDHVLTASTALGLSYDAFAALVKAGDKDAKDMRQCAKIEDFGKPGGMGPETMMRQARAIYGISKPLEFWRRLDEAWKQSHPDVMAHLRGINQLQEPDGKTYADWIPGTSVFRRGMTYCSAANNPFQSLLAVIAGHVMWLIVQEQYFEPGSPLFGTRVLLHPHDEFLVECRPEQAHDVAARLEQLMTEGLGYYLPHVPIGADACAMVLWSKDARAVYKDGRLWPCCPACNGKGCDTCKGTGCAS